The sequence CGAAGACTGGTTCAACCAGGGGCTCGGGATCAGCTTCTGGGCCCTCCACGAGGAGCACCGGCTCGGAATCCCGGCCGTCCACCTGGACGTCAACTTCATTTCGCCCAGCCGCCACGGCGACTCGCTGGATTTCCTGCTTTCGGTCGCCCGCATCGGCAAAAGCTCCATGACCCTCGATGTGATCGTGGAATGCGAGGGCCAAAGGCGGTTCCGGGAGCAGATCGTGGTGGTGATGGTTTCCCTGGATACCATGCGCTCCGTGCCAATAACCGAGGCTTGGCGTCTTAAATTCTCGGCTTTCATGGAACATGAGCGGATTTAAACCGATTCTAAGGACTTAATCTCTAGTGGTTCACATAATTATTTTGAAATACTGATTGGTGCGGACCGACCCCTGGGGCTTGGCATGGACTTCCGATTCGAGATCAGCAAGCGATTGTCCAGGGAACACGAGGACGTGGCGGCGCTGCTGGCCCGTCTGGAGGCCTTCCTGCGGACCTCTGGCATCGACCGCCAACCCGATTGGCGGGACGCGGAGGCCCGGCGGATCATGGGCGACTTGAGGGGAGCGCTCCGCACTGAAATCCCCAATCATTTCGCCATCGAGGAACAGGAATTGTTCCCGGTCTATGCCGAGGCGGGCGGCGCGGACATGGTCGAGCTCCTGCTGGCGGACCATCAGGTCATCCTCGATCTGGCCGCGGAGATCAGGCCGATGGTGGAGAAAATCCTCGGCTCCCCGGAGGGCCTGGACCAGGCCGAGTGGGAGATCTTCCGGGCCCGGTGCGCTGTCTTCGTGACCGAGCTGGGCTCCCATGCGGAGAAGGAGGAATTCGGCTTCATCCCAGAAGTGGACGAACTGCTGGACCCGGCCGCGGCCAGGCATATTTTCGATCGCTACCTTCAGATGTAGCAGAGCCCGCGGCTGGTCATCAGCCCATCATCAGTCCAGCGCCTTCAGCCCTTCCAGCGCGGCTTCCATGCGCGTGAAGACCGGGAGCCCGCCCGCCGCGAGGGCCTTGCGCATGGGATCGTAGGCAGCACCCGCGTCCACCACCAAAGCCACGGCCTTGCCCAGCCGCTCCGCCTGAGTTTTCAGGTCCTGGGCGAAAGCCGTGGCTTTTTTTGCATCCTCCAGCTCCAGTTTGCGGGTGAAGGGCACCAGGCCCACCACCACAACTCTGGCCTCGCTTTGCAGCATCAGCTCCAGAATGGCGCGATAGGCGGCCTCGTCGGCCATGGGCGTGATGTCCAAGGGCAGTTGCGCCGACACCAGGTTCTCCAGCTTATGGTCCCGCAGGATTTCACGGAGAGACTGGACCTCAGCTCCACTCAAGACGGCCGGTGGAAAGGCGCCGCCCATCAGGTCTCCGGCGGCCACGCTTTCGAAACCTGCATTGGTGAGCACCGCCACGGGGCCTGGCTTCAAACCGGGGAAAGAGCCCAGCCACGCCAGCCCCGCGTCGAAGGCCGCGATGGTGGGCGCGATCCTGGCGCCCGCCCGGGTGAGCAGCGCCTGCTCCAGATCCCGATCCCCGGCCAGAGCCCCGGTGTGGCTGGCGGCGGCCGCCAGCCCCGCCTCGGTGCGGCCCGCCCGGTAGATCCACAGGGGCCGGCCCGCCGCCTTCATGCGGGCGGCGATGAAGGCGGTGGCTTCCAGATCTCCGGGCGCGAAGCCTTCCACATAGGCCGCCACCGACCGGATTTCCGGATCGGCTTCCAGGGCCTGGAGCAGGTCCGGCAGGCGCAGATCCAACTGGTTTCCCAGGGCGACCGCCAGGGCCAGCGGCAATTGCGGCGTTCCGGATAGCCGGCTCAACAGAAAGGCCCCGCTTTGGCTCAGAAGCGCCAGGGATCCGCCGCCCGGCGGCGGGGTCCATTTGTCCGCGGGGATGAAGGTAGTGTTGATTCCCTCAACCGGCACCACATGTCCCAGGAAGTTCGGACCGAGCAGGGCCGGGGTCCACCGGCCTTCGCGCCGGGCCTCATTCAGAGCTTCCATGAGCCGTCCGCCCAAACCGTCGGTGTCCGCGCCATCGCCCAATCCCCCGGCCACAAGCGCCACCACCGATGCGCCGCCGCCCTGCGAGATGAGCGCTTCCACGGACTCCACCGCCGAAGCGGCGGGCAGGGCCAGCACCAGGAGATCCACGGGCGCCTTCAGCAAGGCCCCGGCATCCGGCAGGCAGGGGAGATCCAAAAATCGCGTTTCGCCGGGGCGCAGGATGAGGAGATCGCCTTCGGGCAGCCGGGCCTTCCGCAAATTCTCGATGATGATGCGGCCCGCGCCATCGGGTTTGCCGGAGACACCGGCCACGGCGATGCGCTTGGGGGCTTTCAGAGCCTCCAGGAAATCCCGGGGCGGAGATGGCCGCGCGGATCTGGGCGCAGCGCCCCGGCCCACACCGTCCAGGGGGCGCGGATCGCCGCTCAGGTCCAGGGCCACGGGATTGAGTTCGAGCAGGTCCAGACCTTCCGACTCCGCCAATTCGGCGGCCGTCCAGAGCCCTTCAAGGAAAGCCAGGAGTTGGGGACGGGTGGTGAGGGGTTTGGTGCCCCGAAGCGTCCCCAGCCAGACCTGGCCCAACAGATGCGCTTCCAGCTCCCGCAGGGCCGACTGCGGATCCACGAAGGCCATGGGCCAACGCAGGGGCGGAGCCAGGGCGCCCAGAGCATCTGCCTGCATGCCCCCGAGGCCGAGCACCAAAGTCCAACCGCCCTCGCCCTTGGTCAGGGCCGCGAAACCTTCGGCGGGCAAACCTGGCGACGAGGCCATCTGGATGCGTTCGCACACCAGAGCCCCGATCCAGGGATAGCCTTCGGCCTCCACCCGGATCCGCATCTCCTCCCAGGCCGAGGCCAGGGCATCGCTCTCGAACCGGAGGAACCGCACGGCGCCCAGCTCGCTCTTGTGCCACAGACCTTCCGCGATGCCCTTCACCACCACGGATTCTCCAGGCGCGAAGGGAAGGTGTTTCCCCAACCACCCATGCCGGGGGGGATGCAGACCCGCCCTGGCCAGCAGGCCATAACAGGCTCCCTCGTGAAGGAAGCCCGTGCCGCAAGCCGCTGTGTTCATGCGGGGATCGGAGCTGCGTGCCGCAGGCCCGCGGCGAAGGCCGCCTCGTTCAGCGGCAGGAGGGCCGGCTTGTCCTTCAGCACCATGCGGATGGTGGAAAGGAAGGTCTCCGCTGGAAAGAGTTGGGTCACGGCCTGGATGGCGCCGAGCGCCACGATGTTCTTCACCATGGGCCGTTCCAGCCCGAGGGCCAGTTGGGTGAGCGGCACACCGACCATCCGGATGCCGGGGGCCATGGGCGGCAGGGATGAAACATCCTCGATGACGGTGGAATCATAGATGATCACGCCGCCTGCGCGCACGGTAGGCGCGAACTTCGTCAGGCTGGGCATATTGAAGGCCACCAGGACCATCGGATCGGGCGCTGCGGGATTCAACACTTCGTGCTCGGCGATGTGCACATCTGCGTAGGAAGTGCCGCCGCGGCTTTCCGGGCCATAGCTCGGAATGTTGGTCGCGTCGAAACCTTCATTGATGGCGGTTCGGGCCAGCAGCAGGGCGGCGGTCTGCGCGCCGTCGCCACCGGACCCCGCCAGCTTGAAGCTGATGTCCTGGCCGCCCAGGTGAAGCGGAAAACCCTTGGCGTGGCGCGTGGGCGCATCCTTGCTGGCGCCCACGAGCGCCAGGACCTTATCTGGGTCGAAACTGGGAGTCTGGGCCGCATCCCACCAGGGCTCCACCACGGTGTCCTTTTTGACGCCGAGCGGGAACACGGGCTCCATGCACTCCTTGACCCACTTTTCGGTTTCCTCTGGAGTCATCTTCAGATGGGTGGGGCACTCCGAAAGGACTTCGATGAAGGCATAACCCCTGCCTTCGGCCTGGATGCGCAGCGCTTTCTCGATCGCCTTCCGGGCCTTGATCCGGTTCTTCGCATCATAGAGCGCCACGCGCTCCACGTAGACAGGACCATCCAACTGGGCGATCAGTTCCGCCATCCTCAGGGGCATGCCCATGCCCTGGGTGCGTCCTTCGGGACTGGTGCTGGTCTTCTGTCCCATGAGCGTGGTGGGGGCCAGTTGCCCGCCGGTCATGCCGTAGATGGCGTTGTTGATGAAGATGACCGTGATGGGAATGCCCATCTGGGCCGTGGAGACGGTTTCCGCCAGGCCGATGGAGGCCAGGTCGCCGTCGCCCTGGTAGCTGATGACGATGCTGTTGGGATTGGCGCGCTTGTGGCCGATGGCCACGGCGGGAGCCCGGCCATGGGCGGCCTGGGTGTTGCCCACATCGAAGTAGTAGTAGGCGAAGACCGAGCAGCCCACCGGACTCACCAGCACGGTCCGATCCTGGATGCCCAGGGTTTCGATGACCTCGGCGAGATCGCGGTGGACCAGCCCATGGCCGCAGCCGGGGCAGTAGTGGGTGGTGCGGCCCTTGAGGCCCTCGCCGTGGGAATGGCGTTCGAAATGACCGTAGATGACGCTCATGCCTTCACCTCTTCCATCATCCGGGCATCCTTGATGAGCTGGTGGTCCTTCTGGATCCTGGCCTCGATCTCCACCTGCTCCGGCAGCTTGCCGCCATAGCGCTGCACGGACGAGATGGGCGGATGGTCCAGTTCGGCCTTGCTGAGGGCGAGGCGAAGCTCGTCCTGCAATTGTCCGGGGCTGGCCTCCACGACGATGACCCGCTTCGCATGGGACAGCAGCGGCTTGAACGCGTCGATGGGGAAGGGCCACAGGGTGATGGGGCGGAACAACCCGGCCTTCACGCCCTGTTCGCGCATGGCTTCCACCGCGCCCTTGGCCATGCGGGCCGGCGTGTTGCAGGCCACCACGATGATCTCCGCATCGTCGCAGCGGTACAGCTCGGCCAGCTGTTCCTTCGCTTCGATCTCCGCGTATTTTTCATTCAGGTGGATGTTGTGGGCCTCGAGGTCCACTTCGGTAATGAGGATGGAGCTGATGAGGTTGCGGCGATGTTCCCTGTCGCCCCATACCGCCCAGGCCGGCAGGCCCGGCTGGGTCAGGGTGTCGGGCAGCCGCACCACGCCGGTCATCTGGCCCAGGTAGCCGTCGCCCAGGATCACCACCGGATTGCGGTACCGGAAGCTCAGCTCGAAGGCGAGGCGGGTCAGATCCAGCATTTCCTGGGGTGTCGACGGCGCCAGCACGATGCCATGGGTATTCCCATGGCCGAGGCCGCGGCAGGCCAGCTTGATGTCGGCCTGTTCCGGCGCGATGTTCCCGAGTCCGGGGCCGCCCCGCATGATGTTGATGAACACGCCAGGGAGCTCGGCGCCGATCATGTAGCTGATGCCTTCCAGCATCAAGCTGAAGCCGGGGCTGCTGGTGAAGGTCGCGCAGGGCAATCCGGCACCCGCGCAGCCGTACATCATGTTCACCGCTGCGACCTCGCTGACGGCTTGCACGAAGGCGCCATCGAGCTTGGGCAGGATCTTGGCCATGAGCTCGGCGCCTTCGGTGGACGGGGTGATGGGATAGCCGAAGACGTGGCGGCAGCCCGCCAGCAGCGCGCCGATGGCGGACGCGTAGGTGCCCTTCAGCATCAGGGGTTCGCGGGCCGAAATCGGCACTTCGACCCCCGGGTGGTCCACGGGCTCCTGGAGATGCGCAGCCCTGGGGCCGAACAAGGCCGCCGGATCCTCCAACTCGAACTCCGCGCTGCCGACTTCATCCGAAGGCTGCGGCCTCAGGCCGTAGGGTTCCGGACAGGCCTGGATGCAGAGCTGGCAACCGTTGCAGTTTTCCAGATTTAGCACCACCGGGATCATCCCCGTTCCAGGATGGACATGCTGCCCCTGGGTGATGCAGTCCTTGGCGCAGGCGTCGATGCACCGCAGGCAGCCCTTGCAATATTCAGCTTCCAAGAGGGGTTTGGGTCGAGTCGTTGTGGGCGTCGCCATGGCGGTTCTCCCTTGCTCCTCAAGGGTCAGGCTTTGGGTCTGTGCAGGGAGTCACAAAGCCTTATAGGTCCAGCGTTGGCGCCGTCATAGCTCCGTCATGGCCCCACTTGGGCGCCGCTTTCCGGACACAGGAAATCCTGTTCTAGCGGCCCAAGGCCACAAAGGTGGCCACCAGGTCATGGCAGTGCTCGCAGGTGTCCTGGGGGTACATGCAGGGGAATCCATCCACACCGATGCCAGGGCAGTTCTCGTGATGGGCCGTGAGCGTCAACAGCTCGATGCAGGACCGGGCCAGCGCTTCCTGCCGCTCCGGCGGCAAGCCACGCAGCGCATCCAGCAGGAGGGCTTCATGGGGCACCAGCATCTCAACCTCCCAATAGAGTGACCCAAGGATGGGTCGGGATCCTTG comes from Holophagaceae bacterium and encodes:
- a CDS encoding acyl-CoA thioesterase, whose product is MIFRCQKLIRFAHCDPAGIVFYPRYIELCVEAVEDWFNQGLGISFWALHEEHRLGIPAVHLDVNFISPSRHGDSLDFLLSVARIGKSSMTLDVIVECEGQRRFREQIVVVMVSLDTMRSVPITEAWRLKFSAFMEHERI
- a CDS encoding hemerythrin domain-containing protein, whose translation is MDFRFEISKRLSREHEDVAALLARLEAFLRTSGIDRQPDWRDAEARRIMGDLRGALRTEIPNHFAIEEQELFPVYAEAGGADMVELLLADHQVILDLAAEIRPMVEKILGSPEGLDQAEWEIFRARCAVFVTELGSHAEKEEFGFIPEVDELLDPAAARHIFDRYLQM
- a CDS encoding CoA-binding protein; amino-acid sequence: MNTAACGTGFLHEGACYGLLARAGLHPPRHGWLGKHLPFAPGESVVVKGIAEGLWHKSELGAVRFLRFESDALASAWEEMRIRVEAEGYPWIGALVCERIQMASSPGLPAEGFAALTKGEGGWTLVLGLGGMQADALGALAPPLRWPMAFVDPQSALRELEAHLLGQVWLGTLRGTKPLTTRPQLLAFLEGLWTAAELAESEGLDLLELNPVALDLSGDPRPLDGVGRGAAPRSARPSPPRDFLEALKAPKRIAVAGVSGKPDGAGRIIIENLRKARLPEGDLLILRPGETRFLDLPCLPDAGALLKAPVDLLVLALPAASAVESVEALISQGGGASVVALVAGGLGDGADTDGLGGRLMEALNEARREGRWTPALLGPNFLGHVVPVEGINTTFIPADKWTPPPGGGSLALLSQSGAFLLSRLSGTPQLPLALAVALGNQLDLRLPDLLQALEADPEIRSVAAYVEGFAPGDLEATAFIAARMKAAGRPLWIYRAGRTEAGLAAAASHTGALAGDRDLEQALLTRAGARIAPTIAAFDAGLAWLGSFPGLKPGPVAVLTNAGFESVAAGDLMGGAFPPAVLSGAEVQSLREILRDHKLENLVSAQLPLDITPMADEAAYRAILELMLQSEARVVVVGLVPFTRKLELEDAKKATAFAQDLKTQAERLGKAVALVVDAGAAYDPMRKALAAGGLPVFTRMEAALEGLKALD
- a CDS encoding 2-oxoacid:acceptor oxidoreductase family protein; its protein translation is MSVIYGHFERHSHGEGLKGRTTHYCPGCGHGLVHRDLAEVIETLGIQDRTVLVSPVGCSVFAYYYFDVGNTQAAHGRAPAVAIGHKRANPNSIVISYQGDGDLASIGLAETVSTAQMGIPITVIFINNAIYGMTGGQLAPTTLMGQKTSTSPEGRTQGMGMPLRMAELIAQLDGPVYVERVALYDAKNRIKARKAIEKALRIQAEGRGYAFIEVLSECPTHLKMTPEETEKWVKECMEPVFPLGVKKDTVVEPWWDAAQTPSFDPDKVLALVGASKDAPTRHAKGFPLHLGGQDISFKLAGSGGDGAQTAALLLARTAINEGFDATNIPSYGPESRGGTSYADVHIAEHEVLNPAAPDPMVLVAFNMPSLTKFAPTVRAGGVIIYDSTVIEDVSSLPPMAPGIRMVGVPLTQLALGLERPMVKNIVALGAIQAVTQLFPAETFLSTIRMVLKDKPALLPLNEAAFAAGLRHAAPIPA
- the vorB gene encoding 3-methyl-2-oxobutanoate dehydrogenase subunit VorB yields the protein MATPTTTRPKPLLEAEYCKGCLRCIDACAKDCITQGQHVHPGTGMIPVVLNLENCNGCQLCIQACPEPYGLRPQPSDEVGSAEFELEDPAALFGPRAAHLQEPVDHPGVEVPISAREPLMLKGTYASAIGALLAGCRHVFGYPITPSTEGAELMAKILPKLDGAFVQAVSEVAAVNMMYGCAGAGLPCATFTSSPGFSLMLEGISYMIGAELPGVFINIMRGGPGLGNIAPEQADIKLACRGLGHGNTHGIVLAPSTPQEMLDLTRLAFELSFRYRNPVVILGDGYLGQMTGVVRLPDTLTQPGLPAWAVWGDREHRRNLISSILITEVDLEAHNIHLNEKYAEIEAKEQLAELYRCDDAEIIVVACNTPARMAKGAVEAMREQGVKAGLFRPITLWPFPIDAFKPLLSHAKRVIVVEASPGQLQDELRLALSKAELDHPPISSVQRYGGKLPEQVEIEARIQKDHQLIKDARMMEEVKA